The Aspergillus oryzae RIB40 DNA, chromosome 5 genome segment GGCTAGCAACAGCATTATCTTTGCGAAATACATACTGTTCGCTTTTAACATCGAACCGACCGAGTATCAACATAAGGCACTCGCTGTTGGCCTTCTAACCCTCATCACCATTGTCCATGGCTGCTTCCTCAAAACCGGAATCTGGATCCAGAATATCCTAGGATGGGTCAaaatcttcctcatcatggCCATGTCTTTGACTGGAATTTGGGTTATTCTTCTGCGTCCCTACGATGAATCGATGAGTGAATCCGATCGTGTGGTCACCAACAACCCTTTCGCATGGGATACACTGTGGGAAGGCTCCAACTGGAGTTGGAGCTTGATTTCAACGTCaatcttcaagatcttctaTTCATATGCGGGACTGAACAATGTCAACAACGTCCTCAATGAAGTCAAAGACCCGATCAAGACGGTGAAAACGGTTTGCCCAGCAGGGCTTCTGACTGCAGGCGCTCTTTACTTCCTAGCGAACATATCCTACTTCCTTGTAGTTCCTCTTGATGAGATCAAGAACAGTGGGGAACTTGTTGCGGGTCTTCTGTTTGAGCGACTTTTTGGGGCACATGTGGGCCGAGTGCTTTTCCCGTTGGCCATTGCTATTTCGGCGGCTGGAAATGTGATGGTAGTGACATTTGCTCTAGTATGGACACCGGGGGTCGCTATTCGAATATCCTTAAGCTAATCGTGCATACCAGGCTCGGGTAAACCAAGAGATTGCTCGTCAGGGCTTTCTACCGTGGTCGCATCTTCTATCCTCCTCGCGGCCTTTTAACTCTCCTCTTGGGGGACTTCTGGTACACTACATACCATCTATTCTTGTGATTTCTCTCCCGCCTCAAGGAGATGTTTACAACTTCATATTGGACGTCGAGGGTTATCCTGGGCAGATCTTTGCCTTGGCAATCACGGTCGGTCTTCTGATTGTCCGACGACGAGAACCATTCCTTCACCGTCCATTCAAGGCCTGGACTTGGGCAATATGGTTACGTATCGTGGTCTGCATTGCTTTGCTGGCggctcctttcttccctccgcCAGATCGGAAGGGCGATGTGCATTTCTTCTATGCCACGTACGCTATTGTTGGAGCTGGGGTGTAAGTGTCCTACTACTGGCTTCCATTTTGCACAGCTAACTGAATCAGGATTTTATTTGGCATCGTGTATTGGTATATATGGACAGTTTTACTACCACGATGGGGGAATTATCAActagaagaggagaagggcgtgCTCGAAGATGGGACGGGCATTACAAAGCTTGTTCGCTCGTATAGAATCACCTAAATTTGGATATGTAAGCGCTGACGTCAAGGCGTTATATGGATTAGAAATGCGTAAACTTATAGTTCTGCCCTGGTGACCTTATTGAATCTCATTATTAATGAATCTCGGTCCTCCTATTCGCCAGGCTTTGTGGATGGTTCTCTATTGCGTCTTTTGTAGTATTTCAACGATCATACTTGCATAGTATCCTTGCTTTGTCAAAGCTCCAATAGGCCTATTTTACTTTTATCACCCCGAATCGAATGACACATGCATCTGAAACCTAGGTGATGGCGTGCGAATCTGACAAATGCcaattcttctccacgtTTCACCAACGGCCGTGTATAAAAAGTAGCTATTCACCTTAAATCCATAGTGTAGATCAAAGCATAAACGCTAGAGCAAGTTTTGAACAACATCGATCCTCTTAGTGAACGCTTAGCTTCATACGACGCGAACCACCATGGCCTCTGCTGCAGTTCAACTCCCGCCTAGTCACGAACCATCGCCACTTACACAGAAGACGTCTGCCCCTACCTCCTCGGAAAAGCCCCGCCACGTTCAAACCAAACTGTATTTtctgaaggagcttgaagatggctCCCATCTCACTCCAAACTATGTCACACGGCCTGAGACCTACGAACGGCCCTCCGTTGAGCTCGCTGTGACCGTTCACGACGTGAGCGGCCATGAACTGGACTACACACTGGATAAAAATGGCTTCCAGTACTACTACCACGAGAGCCGTGAGAAGGACTTCCTTGACGATGAGAAGATCGCAAGAGAATACTACCCAGAGACTGAGCAGCTGTTGAAAGACGCGTGCGGGCTACACAATTTCCCCCAATTTTCAAAAACTAACTAACATACAATAGAACCGGTGCTTCCcgtgtcttcatcttcgaccaTACCATTCGCCGTGCACCCAAAGATGTGAGGGCTCAGTCCACGCCCCAACGGGGACCCGTGCAGCGTGTACACATCGACCAGTCCTACGAAGCGGCGAAAAACCGTGTCTCGTACCATCTTCCCGAGGAAGCTCCCGAGCTCCTCAAAGGACGCTATCAGATCATCAATGTTTGGCGGCCTATCAAGCCGATCCTCAAAGATCCATTGACCGTCGGGGATGCTCATACGCTTCCGGATAGTGACCTCGTGGGTATCAAACTTATCTACCCAAACCGTGAAGGTGAAACATACGCGGTTAAGCCCAACCCTGATGTTAAATGGTACTATCGCTACGGCCAGACCCCTGATTTGGTCACCTTGATCAAGTGCTTTGACTCCAAGACGGATGGTCGGGCCCGTAGAGTTCCTCACTCTGCGTTTGTTAACCCAGAGACTGTGAACGAGGAGCCGCGAGAGAGTATTGAAGTGAGGGCTTTGGTCTTTCATCCGGATGATCAGGAGTAAATTTGCATCACTACGATTTTTAGTTCGTCTTCTGCTTTGCATTTACATGGTTATGTGTGTTTATGATTGAGAATGAATACTTCTGAAGCGCTAGAGCAATGACAGTATGCTTATTTTAAATTGGACAAATGATTATTCTATAACTCCGTTTCACATCATACATATTATTGTTTCAGACTTTTACCGGTCAAGTGTTGCGTCTCCGAATGGGTGTCTTTCCTCGGTCAaagtagaagaacaaaaaatGGAATATGAAAACAAAACTGTGGAGAATAAAGTGCATACATGTACTAAATGAAATAGACTTCTGGTAATTTTCAGTTCGAAAAGCAGAATTCGTATGGACATTGGCACACTGCTCTAAGTATTGTACACAATTTGCTAAAATGCCGTGCGAGCACGTAATCGAGCACTCCAACGGCAACATCGCGAAAGCCGCTACGGCATTGATCCTGCAAAGCCTACACGTTTAGCGCAATAGAATACCATTTCACCCTTGGATTTAACCATCTTATTGGACTAGACAGGGTCCACGGCTGCCAGTTTACTTGCGCGATAAGCTTAGATTGTCATCTAGACGAGAGAGCTCAGTAGCTGTAACTTGTACATAAATCCCACCATGGCTTCAgattttctttcgttctcgGCTGGCGAATATCCATACATCCAACGGTAGCTACGGTGCTGTTTTCAAAATGTCTCACGAAAAAGAGGATTTTCGATCGACAGACGAAGAGGTTGGGAATAATCCTGTCCCTTCAACACAAAACCATCCAGGTCAGCTGACTGCCCCAAGCCCCAATGGCAATGCTAACGGCAGCAGTGAAATGGTATCGCTCAACGTTCTACAATGCTCTTATTTTGGGATTGTGTAATTTTCTCGCCCCTGGAATATGGGGAGCCATGAACTCGgtcggcggaggaggctTGGAAAAGCCAGTCAGTAATCTCCAACGGGCCTTCTCTTGGGACAGGGAATATTGACTCCAACATCATAGTATCTCGTCAACGCAGCAAATGCCCTGACATTCTGCCTCATGGtgctttcttgtttctttggcaGTATAGTTGTCCGCTACATCGGTATCAAATGGACGCTCATTGTCGGCACGATGGGATACGCCCCGTATGCTGCGGGTCTCTACACCAACAACCGATTCGGCACTGAATGGTTCGTTCTCTTCGGTGCCGCTCTTTGCAGCCTCTCTG includes the following:
- a CDS encoding uncharacterized protein (predicted protein); the encoded protein is MASAAVQLPPSHEPSPLTQKTSAPTSSEKPRHVQTKLYFLKELEDGSHLTPNYVTRPETYERPSVELAVTVHDVSGHELDYTLDKNGFQYYYHESREKDFLDDEKIAREYYPETEQLLKDATGASRVFIFDHTIRRAPKDVRAQSTPQRGPVQRVHIDQSYEAAKNRVSYHLPEEAPELLKGRYQIINVWRPIKPILKDPLTVGDAHTLPDSDLVGIKLIYPNREGETYAVKPNPDVKWYYRYGQTPDLVTLIKCFDSKTDGRARRVPHSAFVNPETVNEEPRESIEVRALVFHPDDQE
- a CDS encoding putative methionine permease (amino acid transporters) — its product is MSNTEIEPLLDSAAPGYDTVHDPSYDSPPDALHSGFQNKLPEAPSHRKALNWSSAYILVISRVIGSGVFATPGSIVKSTGSIGLTLLLWLVGTILAACGMAVSMEFGCMLPRSGGDKVYLEYAYRRPKFLASTLIAVQAVLLGFTASNSIIFAKYILFAFNIEPTEYQHKALAVGLLTLITIVHGCFLKTGIWIQNILGWVKIFLIMAMSLTGIWVILLRPYDESMSESDRVVTNNPFAWDTLWEGSNWSWSLISTSIFKIFYSYAGLNNVNNVLNEVKDPIKTVKTVCPAGLLTAGALYFLANISYFLVVPLDEIKNSGELVAGLLFERLFGAHVGRVLFPLAIAISAAGNVMVVTFALARVNQEIARQGFLPWSHLLSSSRPFNSPLGGLLVHYIPSILVISLPPQGDVYNFILDVEGYPGQIFALAITVGLLIVRRREPFLHRPFKAWTWAIWLRIVVCIALLAAPFFPPPDRKGDVHFFYATYAIVGAGVILFGIVYWYIWTVLLPRWGNYQLEEEKGVLEDGTGITKLVRSYRIT